A single genomic interval of Helianthus annuus cultivar XRQ/B chromosome 13, HanXRQr2.0-SUNRISE, whole genome shotgun sequence harbors:
- the LOC110882713 gene encoding silicon efflux transporter LSI2: MDGAKDVLTPMSVSNPLLPVDSTPTVDPTQYRKLVGSLQYLAFTRPDISFVVNKLSQFMHTPRQSHWQALKRVLRYLKGMGVTDSPLTLRAFSDSGWGWVNVGGRSTTAYILYLGANIISWRSSRQKTVSRSSTEAEYKAAANAAAEIDWVQNLLHELGIPPLRTPQELGMAPIVKVVLGSIAFAVFWVLAVFPAVPFMPIGRTARSLLGAMLMVLFQVLKPDQAYDSINLPILGLLFGTMVVGIYLERADIFKYLGTLLTWKSQGPKDLLCRVCLVSAVSSAFFTNDTSCVVLTEFVLKIARQQNLPPRPFLLALASSSNIGSAATPIGNPQNLVIAVQSKIPFGKFLLGIVLAMVVGSCVNALILLCMFWKVLSVQKDEKEPPTEVINRPEEDVNSHRFSPATMSHLTSQDLNEAINSHTFPGRSGRIDVNALRNRVVGLGDANGTKDVMENGPLHKFAKWKLILWKIGVYVITLGMLVCFLMELDMSWTAVTAAMALVILDFKDARPCLEKVSYSRLIFFCGMFVTVEGFNRTGIPSAIWNFVEPYAKIDQVSGIAVLAIVIVVLSNLASNVPTVLLLGSRVAAAAATISPEKEKKAWLILAWVSTVAGNLSLLGSAAILIVCEQARRSQNYGYNLTFWNHLKFGVISTIAVTAVGLPLIMFIA; the protein is encoded by the exons ATGGATGGTGCCAAGGATGTTCTCACTCCCATGAGTGTATCTAATCCCCTCCTTCCGGTTGACTCCACCCCAACCGTTGATCCCACCCAATACCGAAAACTTGTTGGTTCCTTACAATACCTAGCCTTTACTCGACCGGATATCTCATTTGTTGTCAACAAACTCTCCCAATTCATGCACACCCCTAGACAATCTCATTGGCAAGCCCTTAAACGGGTTCTCCGCTATTTGAAAGGAATG ggcgttacagacTCTCCCTTGACACTTCGTGCATTCTCTGATTCGGGTTGGGGATGGGTCAATGTTGGAGGGCGGTCTACTACAGCATATATTTTATACCTTGGTGCTAATATTATCTCTTGGCGTTCTTCTCGCCAAAAGACGGTCTCCCGTTCATCTACCGAGGCCGAGTACAAAGCCGCGGCCAACGCAGCTGCCGAAATCGATTGGGTACAGAATCTCCTTCATGAACTTGGAATTCCACCGCTACGCACGCCTCA AGAATTGGGTATGGCTCCTATTGTGAAGGTGGTTCTAGGCTCTATTGCTTTTGCTGTATTTTGGGTTTTGGCTGTTTTTCCTGCTGTCCCCTTTATGCCTATTGGAAGAACAGCAAGGTCACTACTTGGTGCCATGCTCATGGttctttttcaagttttaaagCCTGATCAAGCGTATGATTCTATCAATCTTCCAATTCTTGGTCTTCTTTTTGGTACAATGGTCGTAGGTATCTATCTTGAAAGAGCTGATATATTCAAATATTTAGGCACGTTGCTTACATGGAAAAGCCAAGGACCTAAAGATTTGCTTTGTCGAGTTTGCTTAGTTTCGGCAGTTTCTAGTGCTTTTTTCACCAACGACACGTCATGTGTTGTATTAACTGAGTTTGTACTCAAAATTGCTAGACAACAAAACCTCCCACCCCGTCCTTTCTTACTAGCACTTGCTTCCAGTTCAAATATTGGGTCTGCTGCTACACCGATCGGTAACCCTCAAAATTTGGTTATAGCAGTTCAAAGCAAGATACCATTTGGGAAATTCTTGTTGGGGATTGTATTAGCAATGGTGGTGGGCAGTTGTGTAAATGCTTTGATTCTGTTATGCATGTTTTGGAAGGTGTTATCTGTTCAGAAAGACGAAAAAGAACCTCCAACAGAGGTAATTAACCGGCCAGAAGAAGATGTGAATTCGCATAGGTTTTCACCCGCTACAATGTCACATCTTACATCTCAAGATCTCAATGAAGCCATAAATAGTCATACCTTTCCAGGTCGTAGTGGACGCATAGACGTTAATGCTCTTAGGAATCGCGTAGTTGGTCTCGGTGATGCAAATGGCACGAAAGATGTTATGGAAAATGGACCATTGCACAAGTTTGCTAAATGGAAGTTGATATTATGGAAGATAGGAGTTTATGTTATTACACTGGGAATGTTAGTATGTTTCCTCATGGAATTAGACATGTCATGGACCGCCGTTACAGCTGCAATGGCTCTTGTGATTCTTGATTTCAAGGATGCTAGACCATGCTTAGAAAAG GTTTCTTACTCACGGTTGATATTCTTTTGCGGGATGTTTGTGACCGTTGAAGGCTTCAATAGAACAGGAATCCCAAGTGCGATATGGAACTTTGTGGAACCTTATGCCAAAATTGATCAAGTTAGCGGTATCGCGGTTCTTGCTATTGTGATAGTTGTTTTATCAAATCTTGCTTCAAATGTGCCAACAG TACTCTTGCTTGGATCAAGGGTGGCAGCAGCGGCTGCTACTATATCACCCGAAAAGGAGAAAAAAGCATGGCTAATATTGGCTTGGGTGAGCACAGTAGCCGGGAATTTGTCACTACTCGGGTCAGCCGCTATCCTGATTGTGTGTGAACAAGCTCGTCGGTCTCAAAACTATGGGTACAATCTTACGTTTTGGAATCACCTTAAATTTGGTGTTATTTCCACCATTGCAGTTACAGCTGTTGGCTTGCCACTTATTATGTTTATTGCATAA